The sequence CAGCATCAGGTAAGAATGTATCTGTACCTTCAGCAGCTGGATCTTTAAATAATTTACCAAATGTAGCATAACCGTCTTTACCACTTGCTATATATGCGTTAGTTCCAACTGTATACATTTTTTCTGGCATAACTTCTTCCCATACACCAGTTGTTTTATTAAATATTTCTGCTTTAATTATTCTCTTACCGTTGCTATCTGGAGTTTCATTTGCTTCATATCTAATTCCTGCACCATATGGGAATGCACCAGTTGATTTAGTTAATGCAAATTCTAATGCATCTTCTATTACTTGTAATGTATCTTTACCAGATATTTTATAAGTATATAAAGTATTACCAAATGGTAAGTAAGTATATGCATCATTAAATGAAATTTCTCCTGATGTGATGTCAGCTCTTACTCCACCTGAATTTTGAATTACATAATCAACATAGTTTAATTCATTTAACATAGTTTCTGCAACAAATCTTGTAGCTATAGAACCTTGTTCAGAAGCACCTTTTCTACCAGGAATTCTATTATTAGAACCTCCAGGCATATTAGGACCTGTAATTGAACCAATAATTTGTTTAGCCAATACATCTTTTTCAGCTTTATATTTTTGTAATATTTTAGAAGTATTTGGATCTTCTTTTGCAAATGAAATAGATTTCATTTCTTTTAAGTGAGATAATATATGTTCTCTTTCCTTACCTTCAAGTTCTGCCCATTTACCTTCTTTATTTTTTGCTTGTAATTTATCAGTATGTAATAATACATAAGGATTCTTTCTAGTTATTGAAGCTATACCATCTTTAGTGAAGTGAACACCTAAGTCTCCAACTACACCAGAATAAGCCCATGCTTCAACTACGAATACTGGTTCTCCATTTGGATTTTTAAATTCAGTTGGATATTCATGAACTACTGGTAATTTTAATTTTCTTAGTTCATCATTACCATATAGGTAGTGTGAA comes from Streptobacillus felis and encodes:
- the nadN gene encoding NAD nucleotidase codes for the protein MNKKLLAGLLAISTLGVAGHKSLDLSIIHINDHHSYLEPTEQRITVDGTQFKVNIGGFSAVNSKIKELRKTRKNPLVLHAGDAITGTLYFTLFGGSADAAVMNEGKFDYFTLGNHEFDAGNEGLLKLLEPLKIPVLSANVIPDKTSILYNKWAPYAIKEINGEKVGIIGLDTVSKTVNSSSPGKDVKFYDEVTTAQVMANVLKSQGINKIILLSHAGTEKNFEIAQKVNDIDIIITGDSHYLYGNDELRKLKLPVVHEYPTEFKNPNGEPVFVVEAWAYSGVVGDLGVHFTKDGIASITRKNPYVLLHTDKLQAKNKEGKWAELEGKEREHILSHLKEMKSISFAKEDPNTSKILQKYKAEKDVLAKQIIGSITGPNMPGGSNNRIPGRKGASEQGSIATRFVAETMLNELNYVDYVIQNSGGVRADITSGEISFNDAYTYLPFGNTLYTYKISGKDTLQVIEDALEFALTKSTGAFPYGAGIRYEANETPDSNGKRIIKAEIFNKTTGVWEEVMPEKMYTVGTNAYIASGKDGYATFGKLFKDPAAEGTDTFLPDAESFIKFMKNNPGFKSYTTSNVIFHNAK